One Deinococcus grandis DNA window includes the following coding sequences:
- a CDS encoding GNAT family N-acetyltransferase has protein sequence MTTQTVRIVKASPADPRVLALMDAQQAELRELYVDTTEVTEAFDPQSLSGAGCVLLAAAREDGTLVGCGALKRWDAASAEVKRMYVTPDARGSGAARALLDALVARGRAHGYARLVLETGDRQHAAIALYVRAGFRRVPNFGVYVGVEDSLCFELPLA, from the coding sequence ATGACCACCCAAACGGTCCGGATCGTGAAGGCCAGTCCCGCCGACCCGCGCGTGCTGGCTTTGATGGACGCGCAGCAGGCGGAACTGCGTGAGCTGTACGTGGATACCACCGAGGTCACCGAGGCGTTCGATCCGCAGTCGCTGAGCGGTGCGGGGTGCGTATTGCTGGCGGCTGCCCGGGAGGACGGGACGCTGGTGGGGTGCGGCGCTCTGAAACGCTGGGACGCGGCCTCGGCAGAGGTGAAGCGCATGTACGTCACGCCGGACGCGCGCGGTTCGGGGGCGGCGCGGGCGCTGCTGGACGCCCTGGTCGCGCGGGGTCGGGCGCACGGGTACGCGCGGCTGGTGCTGGAGACCGGCGACCGGCAGCACGCCGCCATAGCGTTGTACGTGCGGGCGGGGTTCCGGCGCGTCCCGAACTTCGGGGTGTACGTGGGCGTGGAGGACAGCCTGTGTTTCGAGTTGCCGCTGGCGTGA
- a CDS encoding four-helix bundle copper-binding protein, translating into MTEAMIRDCIDACLDCVAACEACATACLAEPDLDMMRACVRLDRDCADVCALTARLLMRGSDLHARACALCASACEACAAECGQHHHDHCQRCAEACRRCAELCRKMAA; encoded by the coding sequence ATGACTGAAGCCATGATCCGGGATTGCATCGACGCGTGTCTTGACTGCGTGGCGGCCTGCGAGGCGTGTGCCACGGCGTGTCTGGCCGAGCCGGATCTCGACATGATGCGGGCGTGCGTCCGCCTGGACCGGGACTGCGCGGACGTGTGCGCGTTGACGGCGCGGCTGCTGATGCGGGGCAGCGACCTGCACGCGCGGGCGTGCGCGCTGTGCGCTTCGGCGTGCGAGGCCTGCGCGGCCGAGTGCGGCCAGCACCACCACGACCACTGCCAGCGCTGCGCGGAGGCCTGCCGCCGCTGCGCGGAGCTGTGCCGGAAGATGGCGGCCTGA
- a CDS encoding CinA family nicotinamide mononucleotide deamidase-related protein, whose translation MPIAEIISVGTELLFGEIVDSNAAFLARELGARGLTLHHKSVVGDNLGRLQAAIERALDRADLLILGGGLGPTDDDLTREAIAAALNETPQVDEAQLTHLRGLFEARGRAMPDTNSKQAWLIPSAEALPNPVGTAPGWFVRTTRAGQPKLIAALPGPPREMRRMWAEQVVPRLPLPTTALEHVTVHTHGIGESLIAERLGHLTRQANPSVATYARLTGVDVRVAASALTSDEARARLAPVLDEVRGVLREWTWGEDDQTLAGTVQAALAGRTLGVIEAGSAGVLCTLLADQPGFLDAAVTQDHRRLITLGLTPVTLQGDGLVSEAGARELADGAREHLGADLGLAVVVCTSGEGAGRAHVALSDGARVAAAGLNWPGDPAQLRERAAAAALALAARTLPGWTA comes from the coding sequence ATGCCCATAGCAGAAATCATCAGTGTCGGCACCGAGTTGCTGTTCGGCGAGATCGTCGACAGCAACGCCGCGTTCCTCGCCCGTGAACTGGGCGCGCGCGGCCTGACGCTGCACCATAAATCCGTCGTCGGGGACAACCTCGGTCGACTTCAGGCGGCCATCGAACGGGCACTGGACCGCGCCGACCTGCTCATCCTGGGCGGCGGCCTGGGCCCCACCGACGACGACCTGACCCGCGAGGCCATCGCCGCCGCGCTGAACGAGACGCCGCAGGTGGACGAGGCGCAGCTGACCCACCTGCGCGGCCTGTTCGAGGCGCGCGGCCGGGCCATGCCCGACACGAACAGCAAGCAGGCGTGGCTGATCCCGTCCGCCGAGGCGCTGCCCAACCCGGTCGGCACCGCGCCCGGCTGGTTCGTCCGCACCACCCGCGCCGGGCAGCCGAAACTGATCGCGGCGCTGCCCGGCCCGCCCCGCGAGATGCGGCGCATGTGGGCCGAGCAGGTGGTGCCGCGCCTGCCGCTGCCCACGACGGCGCTGGAGCACGTCACCGTGCACACGCACGGCATCGGCGAGAGCCTGATCGCCGAGCGGCTGGGGCACCTGACCCGGCAGGCGAACCCCAGCGTCGCCACGTACGCCCGCCTGACCGGCGTGGACGTCCGCGTGGCGGCCAGCGCTCTCACCTCCGATGAGGCCCGCGCGCGGCTGGCCCCCGTGCTGGACGAGGTGCGCGGCGTGCTGCGCGAGTGGACCTGGGGCGAGGACGACCAGACCCTGGCGGGCACCGTGCAGGCCGCGCTGGCCGGGCGGACCCTGGGCGTGATTGAGGCGGGCAGCGCGGGCGTGCTGTGCACCCTGCTGGCCGACCAGCCGGGCTTTCTGGACGCGGCGGTCACGCAGGATCACCGCCGCCTGATCACGCTGGGCCTGACGCCCGTGACGTTGCAGGGGGACGGACTGGTCAGCGAGGCGGGCGCACGCGAACTGGCCGACGGCGCGCGCGAGCACCTGGGGGCCGACCTGGGCCTCGCGGTGGTCGTCTGCACCAGTGGCGAGGGGGCCGGGCGGGCGCACGTCGCCCTGAGTGACGGCGCGCGGGTGGCCGCAGCGGGCCTGAACTGGCCGGGCGATCCGGCGCAGCTGCGCGAGCGGGCCGCGGCAGCGGCGCTGGCCCTCGCGGCCCGCACCCTGCCAGGATGGACCGCATGA
- the thpR gene encoding RNA 2',3'-cyclic phosphodiesterase: protein MTDPRPKRPARPTSQPGNKPGPKAGGRPGPKAAGKGRGAPDTHTPTTQRLFFALPVPADVTPALVAAQGKLRGNWRSVPAEQMHVTLAYLPAVPLGRVDDLKKLGTRLFTDAAPLDLKLRGTGYFPNEGSPRVWFVKVEAEGLNELAAALRAEIQALGLSTDDLPFKAHVTLARKKGPAPRVPPILFPEHWTAGSAGLHRSILRKTGPIHETVSTFRLRGTPATPAPATEPAPDEAIQETP from the coding sequence ATGACCGACCCCCGCCCGAAACGACCTGCCCGTCCCACCAGCCAGCCCGGCAACAAGCCCGGACCCAAAGCTGGCGGCAGACCCGGCCCGAAAGCGGCCGGGAAGGGACGCGGCGCGCCCGACACCCACACGCCCACCACGCAGCGCCTCTTCTTCGCGCTGCCCGTCCCGGCGGACGTCACGCCCGCACTCGTCGCGGCGCAGGGGAAACTGCGCGGCAACTGGCGCTCAGTGCCCGCCGAGCAGATGCACGTCACGCTGGCGTACCTCCCGGCCGTGCCGCTGGGGCGGGTGGACGACCTGAAGAAACTCGGCACGCGCCTCTTCACGGACGCCGCGCCGCTGGACCTGAAGCTGCGCGGCACCGGGTACTTCCCGAACGAGGGCAGCCCCCGCGTGTGGTTCGTGAAGGTCGAGGCCGAGGGCCTGAACGAACTGGCCGCCGCGCTGCGCGCAGAAATCCAGGCGCTCGGCCTGAGCACCGACGACCTCCCCTTCAAGGCGCACGTCACGCTGGCCCGCAAGAAAGGCCCGGCGCCGCGCGTCCCCCCGATCCTCTTCCCCGAACACTGGACGGCCGGCAGCGCCGGGCTGCACCGCAGCATCCTGCGCAAGACCGGCCCCATTCACGAAACCGTCAGCACCTTCCGCCTGCGCGGCACCCCCGCCACCCCCGCCCCCGCGACCGAACCGGCCCCGGACGAGGCTATCCAGGAGACGCCATGA
- the recA gene encoding recombinase RecA has translation MSKEKDITAPTDAKERAKAIETAMSQIEKAFGKGSIMKLGAESKLDVQAVSTGSLSLDLALGVGGVPKGRITEIYGPESGGKTTLALAIVAQAQKAGGTCAFIDAEHALDPVYARALGVNTDELLVSQPDNGEQALEIMELLVRSGAVDVVVVDSVAALTPRAEIEGEMGDSLPGLQARLMSQALRKLTAILSKTGTAAIFINQVREKIGVMYGNPETTTGGRALKFYASVRLDVRKIGQPVKMGNDAIGNTVKVKTVKNKVAPPFKEVELTLMYGKGFDQLSDLVTLASDMEIIKKAGSFYSYNDERIGQGKEKAIAYIAERPEMEAEIRTRVLGAIKEGRDPLAAVPTVAE, from the coding sequence ATGAGCAAAGAAAAAGACATCACCGCCCCCACCGACGCCAAGGAACGCGCCAAGGCCATCGAGACCGCCATGAGTCAGATCGAGAAGGCGTTCGGCAAGGGCTCGATCATGAAACTCGGTGCCGAGAGCAAACTCGACGTGCAGGCCGTCAGCACCGGCAGCCTCAGCCTGGACCTCGCGCTGGGCGTGGGCGGCGTGCCCAAGGGCCGCATCACCGAGATCTACGGCCCGGAATCCGGCGGCAAGACCACCCTGGCGCTGGCCATCGTCGCGCAGGCACAGAAGGCCGGCGGCACCTGCGCGTTCATCGACGCCGAGCACGCCCTGGACCCCGTGTACGCCCGCGCGCTCGGCGTGAACACCGACGAACTGCTCGTCTCGCAGCCGGACAACGGCGAGCAGGCGCTGGAGATCATGGAACTCCTCGTGCGCAGCGGCGCCGTGGACGTCGTCGTCGTGGACTCCGTGGCCGCCCTGACGCCCCGCGCGGAAATCGAGGGCGAGATGGGCGACAGCCTCCCCGGCCTGCAGGCCCGCCTGATGAGCCAGGCGCTGCGCAAACTCACCGCGATCCTCAGCAAGACCGGCACCGCCGCCATCTTCATCAACCAGGTCCGCGAGAAGATCGGCGTGATGTACGGCAACCCGGAAACCACCACCGGCGGCCGCGCCCTGAAGTTCTACGCCAGCGTCCGCCTGGACGTCCGCAAGATCGGCCAGCCCGTCAAGATGGGCAACGACGCCATCGGCAACACCGTGAAGGTCAAGACCGTGAAGAACAAGGTCGCGCCGCCCTTCAAGGAAGTCGAACTGACCCTGATGTACGGCAAGGGCTTCGACCAGCTCAGCGACCTCGTGACGCTCGCCAGCGACATGGAAATCATCAAGAAGGCCGGGTCGTTCTACTCCTACAACGACGAACGCATCGGCCAGGGCAAGGAAAAGGCCATCGCGTACATCGCCGAGCGCCCCGAGATGGAAGCCGAGATCCGCACCCGCGTCCTCGGCGCCATCAAGGAAGGCCGCGACCCGCTGGCCGCCGTGCCCACCGTCGCGGAATAA
- a CDS encoding biotin transporter BioY — MTLTHPTLARQLAPTPSLLRDVLLVVGGAAFVAVLAQAEVPLKPVPLTLQTLGVLLVGAALGWKRALAALAVYVAAGAAGLPVLAGGSAGLMNAAGTGMRASVGYLFSYPLAAALVGFLVERYALDRKFLGTCLAMLAGSVVIYAVGLPVLGALTGLKGGALLTAGLTPFIIGDTIKLLLAALLLPTAWTFIRK; from the coding sequence ATGACCCTGACCCACCCCACCCTCGCCCGCCAGCTCGCCCCCACCCCCAGCCTCCTGCGCGACGTGCTGCTCGTCGTGGGCGGCGCCGCGTTCGTCGCCGTCCTCGCGCAGGCCGAGGTGCCCCTGAAGCCCGTCCCGCTGACCCTCCAGACGCTCGGCGTGCTGCTCGTCGGCGCGGCCCTGGGCTGGAAACGCGCGCTGGCGGCGCTGGCCGTGTACGTCGCCGCCGGGGCCGCCGGACTGCCCGTCCTGGCAGGCGGGTCCGCCGGACTGATGAACGCCGCCGGGACCGGCATGCGCGCCAGCGTCGGCTACCTGTTCAGCTACCCTCTGGCCGCCGCCCTGGTCGGGTTCCTCGTGGAACGCTACGCGCTGGACCGCAAGTTCCTCGGCACCTGCCTCGCCATGCTCGCGGGCAGCGTCGTCATCTACGCCGTGGGCCTCCCGGTGCTGGGCGCCCTGACCGGCCTGAAGGGCGGGGCACTCCTGACCGCCGGCCTGACCCCCTTCATCATCGGGGACACCATCAAACTGCTGCTGGCCGCGCTGCTGCTCCCCACCGCCTGGACATTCATCCGCAAATAA
- a CDS encoding biotin--[acetyl-CoA-carboxylase] ligase, which translates to MPERLLPLLTTRPQTGDALGARLGVNRVTVNTLARRLQEDGVPVQVSRAGYALHPDAPAPAQVTPTGLMGAAHRYHGTVTSTQDALRAWADETQDPAPHGAVLTAERQTAGRGRRGRAWDTTHGTLVFSVLLRHGPGGGPLSLPHLALLPLAAGVALARAAGVGGLKWPNDLLAPDRRKLAGVLLEADLRGEEARRAVLGIGVNVSAAPEGAAHLREFRPDLTRAQLLTDLLRELHIWLDAPPHEVLRAWREASVTLGQPVRVQTPQGLVDGTALDLDPSGSLIVQTPAGPLTVGAGDVQLIGTLT; encoded by the coding sequence ATGCCCGAGCGCCTCCTGCCCCTCCTGACCACGCGGCCCCAGACCGGGGACGCGCTGGGCGCGCGACTGGGCGTGAACCGCGTGACGGTCAACACCCTGGCCCGCCGCCTGCAGGAGGACGGGGTGCCGGTGCAGGTCAGCCGCGCCGGGTACGCCCTGCACCCCGACGCCCCCGCGCCCGCGCAGGTCACGCCGACCGGGCTGATGGGCGCCGCGCACCGCTACCACGGCACCGTGACGAGCACCCAGGACGCCCTGCGCGCCTGGGCGGACGAGACCCAGGACCCCGCCCCGCACGGCGCGGTCCTGACCGCCGAGCGGCAGACGGCCGGGCGCGGGCGGCGCGGGCGCGCCTGGGACACCACGCACGGCACGCTGGTGTTCAGCGTCCTGCTGCGCCACGGACCCGGCGGCGGCCCGCTGAGCCTCCCGCATCTGGCGCTGCTGCCCCTCGCGGCGGGGGTCGCGCTGGCCCGCGCGGCGGGCGTGGGCGGCCTGAAGTGGCCGAACGACCTGCTCGCCCCGGACCGCCGCAAACTGGCGGGCGTCCTGCTGGAAGCCGACCTGCGCGGCGAGGAGGCCCGCCGGGCGGTGCTGGGCATCGGCGTGAACGTCAGCGCCGCGCCGGAGGGGGCCGCGCACCTGCGCGAGTTCCGCCCCGACCTGACCCGCGCGCAGCTCCTGACGGACCTGCTGCGGGAACTGCACATCTGGCTGGACGCCCCGCCGCACGAGGTGCTGCGCGCGTGGCGCGAGGCCAGCGTCACGCTCGGGCAGCCCGTGCGCGTGCAGACCCCGCAGGGCCTCGTGGACGGCACCGCCCTCGACCTCGACCCCAGCGGCAGCCTGATCGTGCAGACGCCCGCCGGACCCCTCACCGTCGGCGCGGGCGACGTGCAGCTCATCGGCACCCTCACCTGA
- a CDS encoding Fur family transcriptional regulator: protein MTMVRQTKQRAAVIDVLRAARSHPDAAWIHAQVREQLPSVSLGTVYRTLDALVRDGVVVTLERAGQATRYDYKHEGDAHHHAVCRTCGAIFDVDAGDVPAVPASALPAGFQVTDVRLEFMGVCPNCQTQN, encoded by the coding sequence ATGACGATGGTGCGCCAGACCAAGCAGCGGGCAGCGGTGATCGACGTGCTGCGCGCGGCCCGGTCCCACCCGGACGCCGCGTGGATTCACGCGCAGGTGCGCGAGCAGCTGCCCAGCGTGAGCCTGGGGACCGTGTACCGCACGCTGGACGCCCTGGTGCGTGACGGGGTGGTCGTGACGCTGGAACGCGCCGGGCAGGCCACCCGTTACGACTACAAGCACGAGGGGGACGCACATCACCACGCCGTGTGCCGCACCTGCGGCGCGATCTTCGACGTGGATGCCGGGGACGTGCCGGCCGTGCCCGCCTCGGCGCTGCCTGCCGGGTTCCAGGTGACGGACGTGCGTCTGGAATTCATGGGCGTGTGCCCGAACTGCCAGACGCAGAACTGA